The Peribacillus simplex genome contains the following window.
ATATCCAAAATGGAAATAACTATCACTAACGCTTGAAACAGGCTAAACTAATGTGTTTAATTATTTAGCTACTCAAAACAAGAAGCGTATTCGATTTATATTTCTTCTTAATTTGATTGAGCCAATAAACACTCCAATCATATCCCCAGTGAAAAAAGGAGGATAAGATCCGCCTGTCGAAATGATAGTCATAATAAAAAGGAGGATTCATATGAAAAATCAGGTTACCCCCTATTTAATATTCGACAGAAAAGCAAAGGACGCATTAGCATTTTATGCAGAGGTATTCCAAGCAGAGATTACCGACCTGCAAACTTACGGGGAAGCTGATTTCCCAACACCAGAAGAAGCGAACGACCTTGTTTTGCATGCCAAAATCAAAAAAGGCGATATGTTGATCATGGTATCCGATACGTTTCCAGGCAATCCCCTTGAAGTTGGGAATAATGTATCGTTAGTCCTCGAATGTGAAAGCGACTCGGAAATCCAGCATTTATATGATGCCATGTGCGAAAAAGGATTATCCTTAATGGAACTGCAAGATACCTTCTGGGGGGCTAAGTATGGTAAGGTCAAGGATCAGTTTGGCGTTCAATGGGACTTGAATTTCACAAAATGAATGTAAAAATGGCCGAAAATACGACTTGTATCTCCGGCCATCTTTTATTTCAGCCAAACACATGAAAATAATTCAAGACATTTTTTCCAATCAGCAGAATTGTGACGCAAATGAATAATAAACGCACATATGAAGCACCTTTCTTAATAGCGAAATTCGTTCCAACCAAGGCTCCTGCAACCATTGCAAGCCCCATCGGAATTCCATAGGCAAAATTGACGGTCCCCATTGATAAGAAAATGATAAGTGCGGCTATATTGCTTCCAAAGTTCAATATTCTTGCATTCCCAGCTGCCTGGACAAAATCAAACCCGATGATCAAAAATGAAAATAACAAAAAGGAACCTGTGCCTGGTCCAAGAAAACCATCATAAAAGCCAATGGCAAATATAATGACAATCAAAAGAATCATTTTCTTCCGTTTCAGTCCTTTATACTTTGCATCTTTACCCCAATCCTTTTTTACCACCGTGTAAATCGCAACAATGACCAATAGGATCAAAATGAGGGGCTTTAAGATCTCTGCGGAAACGAAATGGACAACATATGCTCCTATTGCCGCTCCAGCCATAGTAATCGGAAACAGCTTGATGACGAATTTGAAATTGACTTTTCCAGCCCGAATGAATGAAATCGTACTCGTTAAAGAGCCCATTGTACCCGCCAGCTTATTGGTGGCAAGTGCCGCTGAAGGCGAAATCCCCGTGAACAATAAAGCCGGAATCGAAATTAACCCGCCTCCGCCAACAACGGAATCAATGAATGCGGCAATAAAACCTGCCAGTATTAAAAATAGCAAAGTATAGAGATTGATATCCTCCATATATTCCCCTTCTTTCGGCTAAAACGCCATTACTCATTTTTCAACCAGATGGTCGAATAACCTTTCCTCTGAAGTCACCGTAAACCCATGCCGTTTAAGCAAAGCCGCGGTCACTCCATTCCCTACCTTCTTGTTCCCCATGAAATCACCATTATAAATCGTCGCACTTCCACAGGATGGACTATTTTCTTTTAATACGACAAGCGTCGCTCCGACTTCCTTGGCTTTCAATAATGTCAGATTGGCTCCTTTTATGTACCATTCCGTTACATCCCGGCCAGACTTTTCGATTATCTTCGCTTTTCCATCAAGGACATCCTCACCTTCACCGCCAATTATCTCAGCAGGTTCCCTAGGCGTCGAAAAACCTCCAAGCAACTCAGGGCAAACCGATATAGCCTTTTTCTCCCTCATTAATTCCAGAATCCTATCATCCAGGCTGTGTGTACCGTTGTATCTCACCTCAAGACCTGCTAAACAAGAACTCACCAAAATCATCAAATCACCCCAGCTCATGCTTTTTACACCATTTTACCATTCTTTTAGCATCTTCATTTCGAATATTGACCATCAACCAGAACTTTGCGGTGACGGAAGATAAGTCGTTGGTCGATTTATTAACGCGTAGGTCATTAATGCTGAATTCCGCCAACCAAATCAACAAAAAAAGCGCTTGCAGCGAAGTGAATTCTCTGCAAGCACTTATCTATTAGTTAGTCGAGTTCAATGATAGTAGTTGGTACGTAATGATGGTTTCTCCACTGGTCCATTCAACTTTTTGGATAACAGCTGTTCCGCTTGAATCAGATTGAATCGTTTTGCGGACATCGATTGGGATATCGATCGGGTATAACCGGTAACCTTCTTTCGACAGCCGAAAAATATTTTCTTCTTCACGGGTTTCTTTCCCTTTTGTAACGATCATGGTATTGAGTTCCATAGGCATGCCCATGTGTATTTCCTCCTCTTGCAAATATACTTTGAATATACTTCATTCTATCATCATTCGGTTTTGTTTTTCATCCAAGATGTTAAATCTTCGACAACTTTTCTGTTAACGGCCGGCGGGAAGAAATGTGTGAATTGAGGGAAATACCAGCTTTCGACCTCTTTGTCGTGCATTTTCAACCTTTTCTCCAACCTGTACGCGTGTTCAATGGCGACATTGTCATCTTTTTCACCATGAATGATCAGAACGGGCACATTCAAATCTTCAATTGCAAACAATGGTGTACGGTATTCATATTGTTCTGGGCATTTTTTTGGTGTTCCGCCGATGACCCGCTTCATCATCCGACGCATATCGACACGCTCGACGTAGGTTAAAAACATATCCGATACACCACCCCATGTGACGATTGACGCTGCATTCCTGCAGTATATCCCCGTCCAAAGCGCCATGATGCCGCCACGGGAAAATCCGAGGATATGAATGTGATCCTTGTTCACTCGGGGGTGCTGTTCAAGAAGATTGAATCCTGATATCGCGTCGAACCTATCTTCGCCTCCAAAATCCTCATCTCCCTCTCCGCCTTGATTTCCACGGTAAAAAGGGGCAAAAACGATGAAACCTTCCACGGCATACTGCACAATCCTTGCTGGCCTCACCTTGCCGACATTTTTAATCCCCCCGCGTAAATATAAGAAGGCATCATGAATTTCGCCATCAACTGGTTCAGCTAGTAACCCCTTCACTTTCAGGCCTTGTGATATGTATGTAACTGAATAAAGATGGATTTGTGGATGCGGTGATGGAAACCGCCTTTTTGAAATAATCGTTCCGTTCTCCAATTTCCACTCTCCTTTCTCTTTAATCTTATTGTAAAACATCCGCTTGTTTTTATCCCCTGGGAGGCATTCACATTTTTTTCTTCCATTCATACGATAATGTAGGCAAAATACCTATTTATCAAGGAGGAAGGAATTTTGAAAAAATGGTGTAAAGCAGGTGTCGTATTTATACTTCTGTGCATGCTGGTGATCCCGCTCGGAGCATGTGGCAACAAGGACAAGGAAACAACGAAGGTGAGGGTGGCCGAAGTGACCCGCTCCCTTTTCTATACACCGCAATATGTAGCGATCGAAAAGGGATTTTTTAAAGATGAGGGCCTAAGCATTGATTTGAAAACGACGGCAGGCGGCGACAAGACGATGACCACATTACTGTCCGATGGAGCGGATATTGCTCTAGTTGGGTCTGAAACATCGATCTACGTTCAAGCCCAGGGTTCTAATGACCCCGTCATCAACTTCGCTCAATTAACACAGACGGATGGAACGTTTCTTGTTTCACGTGAAAAAATTGATAACTTCAGATGGGATATGCTGAAAAACTCTACATTCCTAGGCCAGCGAAAAGGCGGGATGCCGCAGATGGCCGGCGAGTTCGTATTGAAAAAACATAACATAGACCCGAAAAAAGATTTGAACCTCATCCAAAATATTGATTTTGCGAATGTCGCAACTGCCTTCGCTTCCGGAACCGGCGATTTTGTTCAACTGTTCGAACCAACTGCCAGTGTATTTGAAAAAGAAGGAAAAGGCTATATCGTCGCTTCTTTCGGCACCGAATCCGGGCATCTTCCCTATACGGTTTATATGGCTAAGGAAAGCTATTTGAAAGAAGACAAAGAGACTGTCGAAAAATTCACAAGGGCATTGAAGAAAGCACAGGATTGGGTTCAGGAAAATGATGCTTCGGAAGTCGCCAAAGTCATTCAGCCGTATTTTGAAGATACCAATATCGAGACCATGGAAACAGTTATCAACCGCTACAAAGAACAAGGTTCATTTGCCACCGACCCCATTCTTGATGAAGAAGAATGGAACAATCTGCAAAACATCATGGATGAAGCAGGCGAGCTGCCTTCACGTATAAGCCATGATGAGCTGGTCAATACCGATTTTGCTGAAGAGGTCATAAAATAGCATAACTAAAGGTAAGGAGGATGTCCGATGAGCTTTTTAAAAATCCAAGACATTCACCATACTTATTTTTCAAATCAGACGGCAGCGACCGCACTCGCGGACATTTCCCTCGACATTGAAAAAGGTGAATTCGTCTCTTTTCTAGGTCCGAGCGGCTGCGGAAAGACTACCCTGCTTTCCATCATCGCTGGACTATTTTCGCCCACCTCGGGAAAGATCCTGCTCGAAAACAAACCGCTGAAGGCCAACAGTGCCCTTTCAATTGGCTATATGCTGCAGCAGGATTATCTATTTCCATGGAAGACGATAGAAGAAAATGTTTTATTAGGATTGAAACTGATTAAAAAAGATGAAGGCCTTGAGAGAATAAAGACGCTGAAACTATTAAGTGACGTTGGATTGGGCGGCACCGGAAAATTATATCCGCGCGAACTCTCAGGCGGAATGAGGCAAAGGGCTGCACTGGCACGGACACTGGCGGTCGACCCAAAAATCCTTTTGCTTGATGAACCCTTCTCGGCCCTTGATTACCAAACGAAGTTGAAGCTGGAAGACCTTGTTTTTGAAACCCTGAAATCGTTCGGAAAGACAGCCGTGCTCGTCACCCATGATATCGGTGAAGCCATCGCAATGAGTGACCGCATCTATCTGTTTTCCGCGAACCCGGGAAGCGTGCACAAAACATTCGAGGTGCCCGATGAACTGCGTGAAATGACGCCTTTCCATGCCCGCAACCATCCACAGTATCCAATGCTATTCCAAACGATCTGGAAGGAGCTTGAGAGCCTTGAATATTGAACAGCTTCATAACCAATATAAAACCAAGTTAAAAAAGGAAAACAGGCTCATTCGCTTTTATCAGATCCTGATTTTCATCGTTTTTTTCAGCAGTTGGGAACTTTTTTCCCGGATGGAATGGATAGATCCGCTCATCTTCAGCTCCCCAACCAAAGTGTGGCATCTTTTCATACAAAAATTGGGTGATGGAACACTGCTTTCCCATTCCGGAGTGACGTTATTCGAGACGGTTCTCGGTTTTATCATAGGGACACTGCTTGGAACGATCCTGGCATCCCTGCTTTGGTGGTCGCCAAGATTATCAAAAACGCTTGACCCCTATCTCGTCATTTTAAATGCCATGCCGAAAGTGGCACTCGGCCCCATCATCATCGTAGCATTCGGCCCTGGCTTTCCATCCATCATCTCGATGGGAGCGATCATCTCCATCATCATCACCACCATCGTTGTCTACACCGCATTTCGCGAAGTGGACCCGAACTACCTAAAGGTACTCCAAACTTTTGGCGCCACAAGAACACAAGCCTTTCGGGAAGCCATATTACCCGCCTCCTTCCCAACGATCATCTCGACATTGAAAGTGAATGTCGGACTCTCCTGGGTCGGCGTCATCGTCGGGGAATTCCTTGTCTCTGCGAAAGGACTCGGTTACCTAATCATTTATGGCTTTCAAGTCTTCAACTTCACCCTCGTCATGCTCGCCTTGATGATCATCGCCGTCTTTGCCACCATCATGTATCAACTTGTCGAACTGCTTGAACGAAAATTAATCAAAGACTAACCTACTGCCGAAAACCCTCGGCAGTTTTTCATTTATGCTGGGATAACTCTGAGTTTGGGCAATTTATCGTGAGTTTAGGCAATTTACTCGTGAATTTGGGCGTTTTACTCGTGAGTTTGGGCACTTTACTCTTTTTTAGAGAGAATTACTGCTAACCAGCTTTGATATGCTCAACGGCACAATCTCATCTTTCATGATGAAACTAAACTCATCACCCAGTACAGCCGGCAATGCTTCCAAAAAGATCGGGCCGTCCGTTTCCAGGTAATCTTCTTTCTTTTTCACCTCACGCAAATTAGCATAGAATATCGATTTAACGATTGGCTTAACTGGATCATGTACTTTATATTGTCCCAGAAATTGAAGCTTCCCCACCAAGCCCCCTGTTTCTTCATACACTTCCCGTATGGCTGTTTCTTCGATCGACTCCCCTGCTTCCCGCTTACCTCCCGGGAACTCCAACCCCCGCTCTCTGTGTTTGGTCAATACCCACCTTCCCTTGTACCTGCTGAGTACAAAAACATGCCAAGACTCTCCAAAAACAGGATCCTCGGAGAATTCCACCTTGTATCCGTTCGTATCAAAAAAACGTTTCATTTTTCCCCTTCTCTCCATATAAGAAATAATGCTTTATTTCATTGGACTCGTCTTTCATTATATGGATAAAAAAAACCACAATCCAGCAAGAATCTCCATTACATCAAAAAAACGATGGCCCCCTCAATATTCAAGGCCATCGTCTGTTGGTTTTGCCTGTAAAATCCCCATACTTTCTATATGCCGTCTTCCTTCTTCTGTTCCTAGTGCATAAATCATCTCATAAATTTTTTGGAGAGTGATATCCTGTTTATCATTTTCCCGGTCAAAATGATATTGAAGGTATGGGACATGTGCCCTGTAAAAGTTTTCTTCCCCTATCGAATAATTATAATCAAATAACTCACGTAACTGGATGATTTCATTATCGGTCGCCTCGATCTCAAAATTCCATGGAGAACTTTCTCTATCCTGTGTTATCTGCCCGTTCGGAAGCCAAATGTAATACTTTTTCCTGTTTTCAGACACATTCATCCACCCTTTCCATAAATCCTACGCTTATTTTTTCACCTAATTCCCTACTTCATACAATGGAAAATTTTGTTTACAGAAGTACAAAGATGTTAAATAATAGATTAAAGTATCTTTCAAAGGGTAAAACATATAATAAGCCCAAGCATCCCTTCAGATTTTTATATGCACCCAGAGGTTTTTTTGATAACCTACATATAAAGAGATAACGATTTCTAATAAATGTGAGGTGAAAGTTTTGAAGTTAATTGAAGAATTATACAATATGTACCGTAATAAGATGACTGGTGATGAAGAAGATATTGATATGCTTACTTTTGCGGTTCTGGAGCAATTGGACCGTAAGGAGATTTTCGAATTGCTTCAAGAGATGGATGATCAAGAACTAACCAATCTAATGGGCCTTTACATTATTGAAACGTTAAAAGGGAAGTTCGCTCAAAATAGCATGAACGACACGAAACCTACACACTTTCCGCCACGGAATATTCATTAATACATACCTGTCTGGTGTCCCTCCTTTGATGGATGCCTTTTTTATTGTTTTAATTTTTCCTCCATTAAAAAAAGCCCTACCGAAGTAGAGCTTTCCCTAAACCTTAATGTCCTAAATATGCACGCAGCATCCAAGCATGTTTGTTTAAGCTTTTCTTCATGCCTGTCAGCATATCGGCCGTAACCGGATCTTCTTCTTCGGCCACTTCGATAATTTCTAAGAACTCTCCGGAAAGCTTCTCAAAATCACTGATGACGCTTTGAACCATGTCTTCAGTATTTTCGTTACCTGTCGCTTCTTCGATCGTAGTCAAATCCAAGTACTCTTTAAGGGTAGCGACCGGTTTTTCCCCAATGGCCAATAGTCTTTCAGCCAATTCATCATAATTGGCTGTCACTTCTATATATAGTTCTTCCAATTTTTGATGAAGTTCAAAGAAGTGCGGTCCATTCACGAACCAGTGGTAATTATGAATTTTCGTATAAAGAACACTGAAATTTGCAATTTCCTTATTCACTAATATTCCTAATTTTTTCTGAGCCATAAATATCTACCTCCGTAAGTTGGTTATACCTTTATAATTCCCTCTATTCTAAAATTGAAACATTATCCGCTCCGGTTCTTATGCTAAAATGAATCTAAATTGTGAACGTTAGGAGCTGTAAAGAATGATTACGGTTTTAGTTATCTCCATTATTGTGATTCTTATTGTTTTGGCATTATCCGTCCTGACAATCGGAAAAGGTTACAGCTATAAGCATACAGTGGATCCCATTGACCCTTTGCCAGAGGATGAGGGGAAAAAGGAAGAACCCGAAAAATGAAAAAAAGTTCCTGTCACAAACTGACAGGAACTTTTTTTATTAACCGAAAACTTTATGAAGGTCTTCTTTATCTTGAGCAAGCCAGAAATTCATTAATTTCTTTGCTCCTTCAAGATCATGTAATTTTGCTTGGCCGCATTGTTTTTCATTTGCAGCTGGAATTTCTGTAATTTGAACAGCATCCTTGAATGTATCTTCAAGTACATCGATTATTTCCGTTACTGACGGTTCGCCGCTGACCACAAGGTAATATCCTGTTTGACATCCCATTGGCGAAATATCGATAATATCAAAATGATCGTAGCGCTCAGAATGCTTACGGATATTGAAAGCAAGCAAATGTTCCAATGTATGGATCGTATCCGGCTTCATCGCTTGTTTATTAGGCTGGCAAAAACGGATATCAAATTTATTAACAACACCATCTGTTCCTACCTTATGGACACCGCAATGTCTAACATATGGGGCTTTAACAGCGTTATGATCTAATTCAAAGCTTTCAACTGAAGGCATTTAATTCACTCCTTAATTGTATGTATCTCTATTCTACCTTGAATAACAATAAATTTCATCCATTAAAAATAATTCTTATTAAATCCATCGGATTACCCATATACCCATTCCTTTTTTACCCTTATTGGAAATTCAGAAAATATGCTATAATTCAGGGTAGTGAATTTACTCGAAAAGAGATGAAAGCATCGTGTTTAAAAAAATATTAATGGGAATCATCCGTTTTTACCAAGTTGCCATTTCACCATTAAAACCGCCTACTTGCCGTTTTTACCCAACTTGTTCCCATTATGGTTTGGAAGCGATCAACCGTTTTGGCCCTATAAAAGGAAGCTGGTTAGCCATCGTCCGGATTCTTAAATGTCATCCGTTTCATCCAGGAGGCATTGACCTTGTTCCAGAAAAAAAGAAAAAAGGTGAAGACCATTAGAAAAAAACCTTGCTTTCTTTTATAATCTTTTGTATTATACAGAAGTCAAATCGTAATCATTTCGTTTTTATAGATGAAATTCAAATCGTAATCAATACGAAATATAAGGAGCATTTCCATATGAAAAATCGAGCATTGCTCTCACTTTTCCTTGTTACTGTGCTGTTTTTGTCAGCCTGCGGCAACTCAAAGGGAGATTCCACTAAGGAAGCCAAGGATACCTTAGATATATATACGACGGTGTACCCATTACAATACTTCACGGAAGCCATTGGCGGGGAGTATGTGAACGTCAAAACGGTTTATCCACCCGGAACGGATGAACACTCTTTTGAACCCTCTCAAAAGGATATTGTAAAAATGGCGGAGTCAGACCTGTTTTTCTATATTGGCTATAATCTTGAAGGCTTCGTGACGAAGGCTCAACCAATTTTAAGCAAAGAAGGCGTCAGAACAGTCGCAGTAGGCGAAACGGTTCATCTTGATGAAGGTGAGCATGCATACGAAGACGAAGACGAGCATGAACACGAAGACAGTCATGACCATGGGGGCGTTAATCCCCATTTGTGGTTAGATCCCATCTATTCAATTGACATGGCTAAAACCATCAAGGACGAATTAACGAAGAAAATGCCTGAACATGAAGACTATTTCAACAGCCACTTCAACGAGCTTTCCAAAAAACTGAAGGCACTTGATAAAAAACTCGCGACGACAATCGAGTCGGGCCGTACCAAAAAGATCATCGTTTCCCATTCCGCATATGGTTATTGGGAGGAACGCTACGGACTTGAACAGATTGGAGTTACAGGACTAACGTCTTCAAACGAACCCTCTCAAAAGGAACTTGCGAAAATCGTAACCATGGCCGATAAAGAAGACTTGAACTATGTCATCTTTGAGCAGAATATCAGTTCTAAACTAACAGAGATCATCCAAAAGGAAATGGGAGCGAAATCGCTTAAGCTCCATAACCTATCCGTGTTGACGGATAAAGATATCGAAGCGGGCGAAGATTACTTCAGTTTAATGGAAAATAATATAAAGACACTGCAAACTGCGTTGCAATAGTCAAAAAAGGCGGGTCCTGACGGGTCCGCCTTTTTTGTCCCCCAATAAAAAAATGGACTCAAAAGTCGAAGCTCTTGAGCCCATTTTCATTATTCATTTAAATGCTTCTCGCGGATTTTTTCCATTTTCGTCATCAATTCCGTGCCAATCGTGGATTCGAATTCCGGATAGATAACCGTCATTTCATCCATCCACTCTTTCTTTTCATCATCTGACAATGTATAGATGTCGATATTCGATTTTTGCTTGATTTCCAGAAGCTGTTTCTGATTCAATTCATTTGATTTGATCCATAACCATTTCGTCGTATCATCCATCGCACGTTTGATTTGCAGCTGAATATCCAACGGGAGATTGTCCCAAAACGGCTTGTTTATCATGACGACATACCCTAAATACCCGTGATCACTGATCGTTAAATATTTTTGCACCTCATATAATTTCTTGGAATAGATATTCGAGATCGTATTTTCCTGGCTGTCCGTTTTATTGATTTCAAGGCTTTTAAACGTTTCATTAAACTCCAGCTCCGATGTTGTCGCCCCAAAATGCTTAAATTGGCTTGCCAGGACTGCACTTGGCATGATTCTAAAACTCTTTCCCGCAAAATCGCTTGGATGCCGTATCGGTTTATTGCTTGTAATCTGTTTATAGTTATTCGACCAAAATGCGAGTCCCTCGATATCCATGGAATTCAGCTGCTTAAGCAGCTCTTCCCCCACTTCTCCATTCAAAGCTTCCTTTAGCGCAGTGTCCGTTGGAAAGACGTAGGGAAGGTCCAATAGCATCCATTTTTTTGATATATTCGTAATCTTAGATGTAGTTGGAGCAATCATCTGCACCTTGTTTTCTTGTAACGCATTAATTTCTTCATGATCACTATATAATGATTGATTAGGGTAAACTTCAATTTTGACACGATGATCTGTATATTCATCGACAAGTTTGGCAAATCGGTTCGCAGCTAGCCCCTTAGGCGTATTTTCGGCAACGACATGACTGAACTTAATCACGATTTGATCCTTCATCCCCACCTGCTCCTCATCCTTTGGCAAATTGAAACCGAAGCTTGTAAAGAACGATTGAAACGATATATAAACTGCTATCAACAGCCCCATGCCAATTAAAACGAAATACCCCCATAATGCCCGCATATCGACAACTCCCTACCGCTCACTTCACATTATCACTATTCTATCACAGCCTTTTTGCTGTCGTAATACAATGCGGGAAAAAGTAGCGAAAATAGATAGAACTTCTGTTACTATTAAGTATAGAAGTAATGGAGGAACAACAATGGATAAATCCTTTCATATGCCCATTCAATTTAAAATCACCCTGCTATCATTCGTAATCGTCGCTTTTTCGATACTTATAGGCGGGATTTTTATATTTGGAAATATCGTTTCAGTCAGGGAAGATGAAATCGGCAAACGTTCCATGATCACTGCACATACCATTGCCGAACTCCCTGAAGTACAAAGATTGGTCCGTGAGCCTGAAGGATGGACGCAACTCAATCCGATGATTGAAAATTTAAGGAAAATCCATCAAGCGGATTATATTGTTGTGCTCAACAATCAGCATATACGCTATTCCCATCCGGTGTTCAGACAATTGGGGACCCCATCTAGCAGCAATGACGAAAGCCCTGCGTTCGCTGAACATGAATACCTTTCAAAGGCGGCTGGCGAACTCGGCATTTCCGTTCGCGCCTTTGTCCCGATCCTTGATAAGGATAACGAGCAAATCGGCGTTGTACTGGTTGGGAACATCCTGCCGACGATACCTGAATTAATAAAGGATTTGAAAAGTGAAATCGCGATTATCCTTATCCTTACACTCCTATTCGGTGTATGCGGCTCATGGCTCTTGGCCAGACGGATAAAAAAAGAGACCTTCCAACTTGAACCGCATGAAATATCACGGATGTTGGTTGAAAGGACCGCTGCCTTCAATGCCATGCATGAAGGGGTCATCGCCATAGATAATAAT
Protein-coding sequences here:
- a CDS encoding VOC family protein — its product is MKNQVTPYLIFDRKAKDALAFYAEVFQAEITDLQTYGEADFPTPEEANDLVLHAKIKKGDMLIMVSDTFPGNPLEVGNNVSLVLECESDSEIQHLYDAMCEKGLSLMELQDTFWGAKYGKVKDQFGVQWDLNFTK
- a CDS encoding sulfite exporter TauE/SafE family protein, which translates into the protein MEDINLYTLLFLILAGFIAAFIDSVVGGGGLISIPALLFTGISPSAALATNKLAGTMGSLTSTISFIRAGKVNFKFVIKLFPITMAGAAIGAYVVHFVSAEILKPLILILLVIVAIYTVVKKDWGKDAKYKGLKRKKMILLIVIIFAIGFYDGFLGPGTGSFLLFSFLIIGFDFVQAAGNARILNFGSNIAALIIFLSMGTVNFAYGIPMGLAMVAGALVGTNFAIKKGASYVRLLFICVTILLIGKNVLNYFHVFG
- a CDS encoding DUF523 domain-containing protein, giving the protein MILVSSCLAGLEVRYNGTHSLDDRILELMREKKAISVCPELLGGFSTPREPAEIIGGEGEDVLDGKAKIIEKSGRDVTEWYIKGANLTLLKAKEVGATLVVLKENSPSCGSATIYNGDFMGNKKVGNGVTAALLKRHGFTVTSEERLFDHLVEK
- a CDS encoding DUF2584 domain-containing protein, giving the protein MGMPMELNTMIVTKGKETREEENIFRLSKEGYRLYPIDIPIDVRKTIQSDSSGTAVIQKVEWTSGETIITYQLLSLNSTN
- a CDS encoding alpha/beta hydrolase family protein: MENGTIISKRRFPSPHPQIHLYSVTYISQGLKVKGLLAEPVDGEIHDAFLYLRGGIKNVGKVRPARIVQYAVEGFIVFAPFYRGNQGGEGDEDFGGEDRFDAISGFNLLEQHPRVNKDHIHILGFSRGGIMALWTGIYCRNAASIVTWGGVSDMFLTYVERVDMRRMMKRVIGGTPKKCPEQYEYRTPLFAIEDLNVPVLIIHGEKDDNVAIEHAYRLEKRLKMHDKEVESWYFPQFTHFFPPAVNRKVVEDLTSWMKNKTE
- a CDS encoding ABC transporter substrate-binding protein, producing the protein MLVIPLGACGNKDKETTKVRVAEVTRSLFYTPQYVAIEKGFFKDEGLSIDLKTTAGGDKTMTTLLSDGADIALVGSETSIYVQAQGSNDPVINFAQLTQTDGTFLVSREKIDNFRWDMLKNSTFLGQRKGGMPQMAGEFVLKKHNIDPKKDLNLIQNIDFANVATAFASGTGDFVQLFEPTASVFEKEGKGYIVASFGTESGHLPYTVYMAKESYLKEDKETVEKFTRALKKAQDWVQENDASEVAKVIQPYFEDTNIETMETVINRYKEQGSFATDPILDEEEWNNLQNIMDEAGELPSRISHDELVNTDFAEEVIK
- a CDS encoding ABC transporter ATP-binding protein, whose product is MSFLKIQDIHHTYFSNQTAATALADISLDIEKGEFVSFLGPSGCGKTTLLSIIAGLFSPTSGKILLENKPLKANSALSIGYMLQQDYLFPWKTIEENVLLGLKLIKKDEGLERIKTLKLLSDVGLGGTGKLYPRELSGGMRQRAALARTLAVDPKILLLDEPFSALDYQTKLKLEDLVFETLKSFGKTAVLVTHDIGEAIAMSDRIYLFSANPGSVHKTFEVPDELREMTPFHARNHPQYPMLFQTIWKELESLEY
- a CDS encoding ABC transporter permease, with protein sequence MNIEQLHNQYKTKLKKENRLIRFYQILIFIVFFSSWELFSRMEWIDPLIFSSPTKVWHLFIQKLGDGTLLSHSGVTLFETVLGFIIGTLLGTILASLLWWSPRLSKTLDPYLVILNAMPKVALGPIIIVAFGPGFPSIISMGAIISIIITTIVVYTAFREVDPNYLKVLQTFGATRTQAFREAILPASFPTIISTLKVNVGLSWVGVIVGEFLVSAKGLGYLIIYGFQVFNFTLVMLALMIIAVFATIMYQLVELLERKLIKD
- the ytkD gene encoding RNA deprotection pyrophosphohydrolase, producing the protein MKRFFDTNGYKVEFSEDPVFGESWHVFVLSRYKGRWVLTKHRERGLEFPGGKREAGESIEETAIREVYEETGGLVGKLQFLGQYKVHDPVKPIVKSIFYANLREVKKKEDYLETDGPIFLEALPAVLGDEFSFIMKDEIVPLSISKLVSSNSL
- a CDS encoding DUF6154 family protein, coding for MKVLKLIEELYNMYRNKMTGDEEDIDMLTFAVLEQLDRKEIFELLQEMDDQELTNLMGLYIIETLKGKFAQNSMNDTKPTHFPPRNIH
- a CDS encoding Dps family protein, which produces MAQKKLGILVNKEIANFSVLYTKIHNYHWFVNGPHFFELHQKLEELYIEVTANYDELAERLLAIGEKPVATLKEYLDLTTIEEATGNENTEDMVQSVISDFEKLSGEFLEIIEVAEEEDPVTADMLTGMKKSLNKHAWMLRAYLGH
- the ytzI gene encoding YtzI protein, translating into MITVLVISIIVILIVLALSVLTIGKGYSYKHTVDPIDPLPEDEGKKEEPEK
- a CDS encoding S-ribosylhomocysteine lyase, whose product is MPSVESFELDHNAVKAPYVRHCGVHKVGTDGVVNKFDIRFCQPNKQAMKPDTIHTLEHLLAFNIRKHSERYDHFDIIDISPMGCQTGYYLVVSGEPSVTEIIDVLEDTFKDAVQITEIPAANEKQCGQAKLHDLEGAKKLMNFWLAQDKEDLHKVFG
- the yidD gene encoding membrane protein insertion efficiency factor YidD, with the translated sequence MGIIRFYQVAISPLKPPTCRFYPTCSHYGLEAINRFGPIKGSWLAIVRILKCHPFHPGGIDLVPEKKKKGEDH
- a CDS encoding metal ABC transporter solute-binding protein, Zn/Mn family; its protein translation is MKNRALLSLFLVTVLFLSACGNSKGDSTKEAKDTLDIYTTVYPLQYFTEAIGGEYVNVKTVYPPGTDEHSFEPSQKDIVKMAESDLFFYIGYNLEGFVTKAQPILSKEGVRTVAVGETVHLDEGEHAYEDEDEHEHEDSHDHGGVNPHLWLDPIYSIDMAKTIKDELTKKMPEHEDYFNSHFNELSKKLKALDKKLATTIESGRTKKIIVSHSAYGYWEERYGLEQIGVTGLTSSNEPSQKELAKIVTMADKEDLNYVIFEQNISSKLTEIIQKEMGAKSLKLHNLSVLTDKDIEAGEDYFSLMENNIKTLQTALQ